In Pristis pectinata isolate sPriPec2 chromosome 19, sPriPec2.1.pri, whole genome shotgun sequence, the following proteins share a genomic window:
- the lrrc17 gene encoding leucine-rich repeat-containing protein 17 — protein MQVVRIIMLLLLCRAAEFRKRRNGSYRNRLRNCGENCLRESSNHVKRFSQFLRTICSESLYENEKLLTCQDKQLITVPRNLPEDVIHLQLAGNKIESLKNFTFSTLKNLKSLDLQRNAITNIEADAFEGLDELETLLLQHNELRFIPEDIFIPIPKLEYLRIYGNPWDCNCELEQMVRKLQIPGQRNLGSLAKCKTPKGLAGYKLKTINVSLLCSEDLLPAPIQTLPDSTECNIYLFPKSRIDCQNKDLSKVPTSIPAEVLEIDLSRNKIKQLDAKNFMNFKELEILNLSNNAIEYINPAAFVGLLRLKELDLSENHLDNFEYGVLEHLYFIERIILTRNRWKCDYQIHYLAYWLQVHYTVKSEGLECTEPSEYEGWTVQKYIKKYYEGCPKEKGVADFDTYDSDKLEEEETRRIP, from the exons ATGCAAGTGGTTAGGATTATAATGTTGCTACTTCTTTGTAGAGCAGCTGAGTTCAGGAAAAGAAGAAATGGCAGCTACAGAAACAGACTGAGGAACTGTGGTGAGAATTGCCTCAGAGAGAGCTCCAATCATGTCAAAAGATTTTCTCAGTTCCTCAGAACCATATGTAGTGAAAGTCTGTATGAGAATGAGAAACTTTTGACTTGTCAAGATAAGCAACTCATTACAGTGCCTCGTAATTTGCCAGAGGATGTTATCCATTTACAGTTAGCAGGAAATAAGATCGAAAGTTTAAAGAACTTTACGTTTTCGACATTAAAAAATTTGAAGAGCCTTGACTTGCAACGGAATGCCATAACAAATATCGAAGCAGATGCTTTTGAGGGCTTGGATGAACTAGAAACGCTATTGCTACAACACAACGAATTACGATTTATCCCGGAGGACATTTTTATTCCTATCCCTAAACTAGAATACCTGCGTATCTATGGCAACCCCTGGGATTGCAACTGTGAACTAGAGCAAATGGTTAGGAAGCTACAGATACCTGGCCAACGAAATCTAGGCAGCCTGGCCAAATGTAAAACTCCAAAAGGATTAGCTGGTTATAAGCTGAAGACTATCAATGTGAGCTTACTCTGTTCTGAAGatctgctccctgcaccaataCAGACTCTTCCTGATTCCACCGAATGCAACATTTACCTTTTTCCAAAGTCAAGAATAGACTGTCAAAATAAAG ACTTGTCAAAAGTTCCCACAAGTATACCCGCTGAAGTACTGGAAATTGATCTTTCCAGAAACAAAATCAAGCAACTGGATGCCAAAAATTTCATGAATTTTAAGGAATTAGAAATATTAAATCTCAGCAATAATGCAATAGAATACATAAATCCTG cTGCCTTTGTTGGTCTTCTCCGTCTGAAGGAGCTGGATCTATCCGAGAATCACTTAGACAACTTTGAATATGGTGTCTTGGAGCACCTCTATTTTATCGAGAGGATAATTCTTACCAGAAATCGATGGAAGTGTGATTATCAGATCCACTACTTGGCCTACTGGTTGCAGGTTCACTACACTGTAAAGTCTGAAGGCCTTGAATGTACAGAGCCCAGTGAATATGAGGGCTGGACTGTGcagaaatacattaaaaaatattaTGAGGGCTGTCCCAAAGAAAAGGGAGTAGCAGATTTTGATACTTATGATTCTGATAAGTTAGAAGAGGAAGAAACTAGAAGGATACCTTGA